A window of the Henckelia pumila isolate YLH828 chromosome 3, ASM3356847v2, whole genome shotgun sequence genome harbors these coding sequences:
- the LOC140890954 gene encoding uncharacterized protein codes for MSETPFRPREQLIEKQKYFQSIHKHTYLKGPLDKITSVAIPLALAGTSLFLIGRGIYNMSHGVGKKE; via the exons ATGTCAGAAACACCCTTTAGGCCCCGAGAGCAGCTCATTGAGAAGCAAAAATATTTCCAAAGCATTCACAAGCATACATATTTGAAAGGACCACTCGATAAGATCACCTCAGTTGCCATTCCTCTGGCTTTGGCTGGCACCTCTTTATTTCTCATT GGAAGAGGGATCTATAATATGTCCCATGGAGTTGGGAAGAAGGAATGA